One Schistocerca nitens isolate TAMUIC-IGC-003100 chromosome 1, iqSchNite1.1, whole genome shotgun sequence DNA segment encodes these proteins:
- the LOC126259240 gene encoding N-acylneuraminate-9-phosphatase, with protein MLLRVLYSCRRNIIHSMRTNIKDSSIRTRKVSAILFDLDNTLITTRKSDQLTCEKVSEYLQEEYDVPKSKAEAYTRIFLKNFQSCPENSDMSLDQWRLFLWTQALGSTYAHISDNVYRMWLQLRMTYLLPGAEIWALLHKLQSQYHLGLITNGTSRAQWEKIQGLGLQNCFDCILVSGDLPWEKPQKAIFLEACKQLQTEPEHCLMVGDKLETDICGALLADIGTTVWVPLTGQQELDPRPDFILNSILELPEALHMLSGSKAFSYSHRSVPSPDIKSESSNVCNSLS; from the exons ATGCTGCTCCGTGTATTGTACTCCTGTAGAAGAAATATTATACACAGTATGCGAACAAATATCAAAGATAGTTCGATAAGAACCCGAAAGGTTTCTGCGATATTATTTGATCTTGACAATACATTAATAACTACCAGGAAAAGTGATCAGCTGACGTGTGAAAAG GTTTCAGAATACTTACAAGAAGAATATGATGTACCAAAATCAAAAGCTGAAGCATACACACGTATATTTCTGAAGAATTTCCAATCTTGTCCAGAAAATAGTGACATGAGTCTTGACCAATGGCGACTCTTTCTATGGACCCAAGCACTTGGCTCTACATATGCACACATATCAG ACAATGTATACAGGATGTGGCTTCAATTAAGAATGACATATCTACTTCCTGGTGCTGAGATCTGGGCTTTGCTGCATAAACTTCAGTCTCAGTATCATTTAGGTTTGATTACAAATGGAACATCTCGTGCTCAGTGGGAGAAGATACAGGGATTAGGTCTTCAAAACTGCTTTGACTGTATATTGGTATCTGGAGATCTGCCTTGGGAAAAACCGCAAAAAGCAATATTTTTAGAGGCATGCAAACAGCTTCAGACAGAACCAGAACACTGTCTCATGGTTGGTGACAAACTTGAAACTGACATCTGTGGTGCACTGTTGGCTGATATTGGAACAACTGTATGGGTTCCACTTACAGGACAACAAGAACTGGATCCACGACCAGACTTCATACTGAATTCCATACTTGAGCTGCCTGAAGCTTTGCATATGCTTTCTGGATCAAAGGCATTTTCCTACTCACACAGATCAGTCCCTTCTCCTGACATAAAATCAGAAAGTAGTAATGTATGCAACAGCTTGAGCTAG
- the LOC126259234 gene encoding neurochondrin homolog, translated as MSGGVPESVKKCVAILKASQSDTEKFAALFMVTKLVKAKDCNTASKRLLFEAIGFPFLKRLLLSPDVPADCPPTVYKSVALSVLSSFCSDAELATHPEMLANIPVFLDIVQQADDDDLDDNLMVVNEAYTCLQHIAAHEPGQKALLDAGAISKMSEIYSQQSFQTDEALSILVTLVSCVGPSAWDNNPKPFHAIVTKIALDFETDHSERKFELCGVLQALLANCRKEIIAATATEEIWPGTIQKGLTDILSSKIGKSQRDPALKLASVMVEILGVEWTLTDEDKPRQFFMLLVQLCSIEVRMQLEDQKFQAIMANADLVSACFTVLELSISFVASDTLELEQKEKQQLYTALKGAFAAVMNVLLQVSKDFPKNKDTLDIKAKMFICAMVRVLSAWLAQETSAMRNAVYTLLPFMLTIANETFYAYRSRYLTEKAQASQSGVTDMAAVQKDPISQANVLRFMLPALCHLAVEEKARKILLDVKEDEVLYESFAFHWSIVHYKKPPVPKSERGKVKGPEPELDPKTLEEMKDSRAAMISICNIFMNITVLEPKLVEESTLFATLLKFIFNNLPELKNIPENLVLHGNMAVLGLLLLKQQAKKVKKNDFTICRYIQATIRFLWDAFNVDESNDATSLVVTMAYKKYWIELMELWFLGMQTMSAVLALVPWISEFAIESGWAQGIIDTLNKVKTGSLPANTKAAYEDFLCRLVDANNSVAKVLKKHDALSVCRTHRFMELGKRLFGD; from the coding sequence ATGTCGGGAGGGGTTCCAGAATCTGTAAAGAAGTGTGTAGCTATTCTCAAGGCGTCCCAGAGCGATACTGAAAAGTTTGCTGCCCTTTTTATGGTGACGAAACTTGTTAAAGCTAAAGATTGCAATACTGCCAGCAaaagacttctgtttgaagcaattGGTTTCCCGTTCTTGAAGAGACTGTTGCTAAGCCCGGACGTTCCTGCTGATTGTCCACCAACTGTTTACAAGTCAGTGGCATTGTCAGTCTTGTCAAGTTTCTGCTCAGATGCTGAACTCGCAACTCATCCAGAGATGCTTGCTAATATACCCGTGTTCTTGGATATCGTGCAACAAGCAGATGACGACGATCTTGATGATAATCTGATGGTTGTAAATGAGGCATACACATGCCTTCAGCATATAGCTGCACATGAACCTGGTCAGAAAGCTTTGCTAGATGCTGGTGCTATTTCCAAAATGTCTGAGATATATTCGCAGCAAAGTTTTCAGACTGATGAAGCCCTTAGTATATTAGTGACTCTTGTTAGCTGTGTCGGGCCTTCTGCATGGGACAATAATCCAAAACCATTCCATGCGATAGTGACTAAAATAGCGCTAGATTTTGAGACTGATCATAGTGAGCGGAAGTTTGAACTCTGTGGGGTGCTTCAGGCCTTACTAGCTAATTGCAGGAAGGAAATAATTGCTGCAACAGCCACTGAGGAAATATGGCCTGGAACTATTCAAAAAGGATTGACAGATATTTTGTCTAGCAAAATAGGTAAATCACAGAGAGACCCTGCTCTTAAACTTGCTTCAGTCATGGTAGAAATATTGGGTGTTGAGTGGACACTGACAGATGAAGATAAGCCACGTCAGTTCTTTATGCTCTTGGTTCAACTTTGCTCAATTGAGGTTAGAATGCAACTTGAGGACCAGAAATTTCAGGCTATTATGGCCAATGCAGATCTTGTTTCAGCTTGCTTCACTGTGTTAGAATTATCTATTTCATTTGTAGCATCAGACACACTTGAACTGGAACAGAAAGAAAAGCAGCAGCTGTATACAGCACTAAAAGGTGCATTTGCAGCTGTGATGAATGTTCTTTTGCAAGTGTCAAAAGACTTTCCTAAAAATAAGGACACTTTAGATATAAaagcaaaaatgtttatttgtgcCATGGTGAGAGTTTTGTCTGCTTGGCTTGCACAAGAAACCTCAGCCATGAGGAATGCAGTTTATACATTATTACCTTTTATGTTAACAATAGCTAATGAAACATTTTATGCGTACAGATCAAGATATCTGACTGAGAAGGCCCAAGCCTCCCAGTCAGGAGTGACTGATATGGCAGCAGTTCAGAAAGATCCAATTAGTCAAGCAAATGTATTGCGTTTCATGCTTCCAGCTTTGTGTCATTTGGCTGTAGAAGAAAAAGCCCGAAAAATTTTGTTGGATGTGAAAGAAGATGAAGTATTGTATGAATCTTTTGCATTTCATTGGTCAATTGTACACTATAAAAAGCCACCTGTCCCTAAATCGGAGAGGGGCAAAGTAAAAGGTCCCGAACCAGAGTTAGATCCAAAAACACTGGAGGAGATGAAGGATTCCAGAGCAGCCATGATtagtatttgtaatatttttatgaATATAACTGTATTAGAACCAAAACTTGTCGAAGAAAGTACTTTGTTTGCCACattactgaaatttatttttaataatttaccaGAACTGAAAAACATACCAGAAAATCTGGTCCTTCATGGCAACATGGCAGTTCTTGGTCTTTTACTTTTGAAACAACAGGCtaagaaagtgaagaaaaatgatTTCACCATCTGTCGGTATATACAAGCTACAATTCGTTTCTTATGGGATGCATTTAATGTAGATGAATCAAATGATGCCACCTCACTTGTTGTTACTATGGCATATAAGAAGTATTGGATAGAACTCATGGAACTGTGGTTTTTAGGAATGCAGACTATGAGTGCCGTGTTGGCCCTTGTCCCTTGGATATCTGAATTTGCAATTGAAAGTGGATGGGCTCAAGGTATTATTGACACACTGAATAAAGTTAAAACAGGTTCTCTACCAGCAAATACCAAAGCAGCATATGAAGATTTCCTTTGTCGCCTTGTTGATGCAAACAACAGTGTTGCAAAAGTCCTTAAGAAACATGATGCACTGTCAGTATGCAGAACCCACAGATTTATGGAACTTGGAAAACGTCTTTTTGGGGATTAG